One genomic window of Oncorhynchus clarkii lewisi isolate Uvic-CL-2024 chromosome 5, UVic_Ocla_1.0, whole genome shotgun sequence includes the following:
- the LOC139409490 gene encoding probable rRNA-processing protein EBP2: MVFGPQNHCLYPIILVNNTMDIIEDDEQLGETSEQDSELSDGELQDAFAKGLLKPGLNFTTQEPKKIVNNVEGLKQCLADFRKNTLPWIERLDMVNLPADDIIAKSEGRLDNKASEDINPDDDFQREMFFYRQAQEAVLEAMPRLLKLKIATKRPEDYFAEMAKSDQQMQKIRKKLITKQIMMEKSEKAKKLREQRKYGKKVQVEVIQKRQREKKAMMSSVKRYQKGMTDKLDFLEGDQKTAKGGAPAKGGAGKGAGGQTPDKKAMNKKGPNAKRKYKDQRFGFGGKKSGTKWNTKDSHNDVSGFRAKVAHGKGGKGGKGGKAGPGGRGPTKGGAKRPGKNARKKMKGRS, translated from the exons ATGGTATTTGGTCCACAAAATCACTGTTTGTATCCAATCATTCTCGTTAACAATACCATGGATATTATTGAAGATGACGAGCAGTTAGGTGAGACGTCTGAGCAGGACAGCGAATTATCTGACGGAGAG CTTCAAGATGCATTCGCAAAGGGATTGTTAAAGCCTGGGTTGAACTTTACAACACAAGAACCGAAGAAGATTGTCAACAATGTG GAGGGTTTGAAACAATGCCTCGCTGACTTTCGTAAGAACACACTACCCTGGATAGAGCGGCTGGACATGGTCAATCTCCCCGCTGATGACATCATTGCCAAGTCCGAGGGCAGACTCGACAACAAGGCCAGCGAAGACATCAACCCAGATGACGACTTCCAGAGAGAGATGTTCTT TTACCGTCAAGCCCAAGAAGCTGTTCTGGAAGCGATGCCCCGGCTACTGAAGCTGAAGATAGCCACCAAGAGACCTGAGGACTACTTTGCAGAGATGGCCAAGTCAGACCAGCAAATGCAGAAG ATCAGGAAGAAACTCATCACGAAGCAGATCATGATGGAGAAGTCGGAAAAGGCCAAGAAACTAAGAGAACAGAGGAAGTATGGCAAGAAG GTACAAGTAGAGGTTATtcagaagagacagagggagaagaaggcCATGATGTCTTCAGTGAAGAGGTATCAAAAAG GCATGACTGACAAACTGGACTTCCTGGAAGGAGATCAGAAGACTGCTAAAGGAGGCGCTCCAGCTAAAGGAGGTGCAGGGAAAGGGGCCGGTGGCCAAACACCTGATAAAAAGGCCATGAACAAGAAAGG GCCCAATGCTAAGAGGAAGTATAAAGACCAGAGGTTTGGCTTTGGCGGGAAGAAAAGTGGAACCAAGTGGAACACCAAGGACAGCCACAACGATGTGTCAGGGTTCCGAGCCAAGGTGGCTCATGggaaaggaggaaagggagggaaaggaggcAAAGCAGGACCAGGCGGAAGGGGCCCCACCAAAGGAGGGGCT AAACGACCGGGCAAGAATGCACGCAAGAAGATGAAGGGTCGCTcctaa